Proteins encoded by one window of Arabidopsis thaliana chromosome 2, partial sequence:
- the PRPL35 gene encoding Ribosomal protein L35 (Ribosomal protein L35; FUNCTIONS IN: structural constituent of ribosome; INVOLVED IN: translation; LOCATED IN: ribosome, chloroplast; EXPRESSED IN: 22 plant structures; EXPRESSED DURING: 13 growth stages; CONTAINS InterPro DOMAIN/s: Ribosomal protein L35, conserved site (InterPro:IPR018265), Ribosomal protein L35, non-mitochondrial (InterPro:IPR001706), Ribosomal protein L35 (InterPro:IPR021137); Has 5391 Blast hits to 5391 proteins in 1946 species: Archae - 0; Bacteria - 4062; Metazoa - 6; Fungi - 2; Plants - 66; Viruses - 0; Other Eukaryotes - 1255 (source: NCBI BLink).), with amino-acid sequence MASLSMASVNVSFCHPLRSSSPKVSLRSSVHFATSLSSSHSISGLRAVLPLKISTVASPNSQKLHSFTVFAHKGYKMKTHKASAKRFRVTGRGKIVRRRSGKQHLLAKKNNKRKLRLSKMTEVNRSDYDNVIGALPYLKVNRKAT; translated from the exons ATGGCTTCTCTCTCAATGGCTTCCGTTAACGTTAGCTTCTGTCATCCTTTAcgctcttcttctccaaaggtCTCACTTCGCAGTTCCGTTCATTTCGCGACGAGTCTTTCCTCAAGTCACTCCATTTCTGGGCTTCGCGCTGTTTTGCCTCTGAAGATTTCTACAGTTGCTTCCCCCAATTCTCAAAAGCTTCATTCTTTTACCGTTTTCGCTCATAAGGGCTACAAGATGAAGACCCACAAG GCCTCAGCGAAGCGGTTCAGAGTGACGGGTAGAGGGAAGATTGTGAGGAGGAGATCTGGAAAGCAGCATTTGTTAGCtaagaagaacaacaagagGAAATTACGTCTATCGAAAATG ACGGAAGTGAACCGGAGCGACTATGACAACGTGATCGGAGCTCTGCCCTACTTGAAAGTCAATCGAAAGGCGACTTAA
- a CDS encoding F-box protein (DUF295) (Protein of unknown function (DUF295); CONTAINS InterPro DOMAIN/s: Protein of unknown function DUF295 (InterPro:IPR005174); BEST Arabidopsis thaliana protein match is: Protein of unknown function (DUF295) (TAIR:AT1G27540.1); Has 263 Blast hits to 254 proteins in 6 species: Archae - 0; Bacteria - 0; Metazoa - 0; Fungi - 0; Plants - 263; Viruses - 0; Other Eukaryotes - 0 (source: NCBI BLink).) gives MDGLDDRPASVAEVGNSKRSGSPKYNERAKTPRLDPKLGSPLLLLSPEEGGFRLYKPDEDKFYETKSDFSGYRFLASSGKWFLVVDSRWDLYIIDVFSDERISLPPLESTQGGLYMVEREGSNDFKVTLIGGSLKDDKNGDFVVVWQFEQGQFLGFCKKGDLHYRDIPIRVDVRREFRGLQDVVLKGYNLYILVNRSFIRHIDLSGQDGFKNVSETPRFPISVSAFGRDLGISEIKKVISFSDSIAVTTSGDVLLVFTTAFESLGERSRIFHVYKRDPEKELKGNICGTSLVEVESIGDEALFFDFGITVPADHTLGIEPNCIYFTRNDRFGHKDGSIPCLVDICVYNIATRTFKRFPSLSNLKLKDAMWFLPS, from the exons ATGGATGGACTAGATGATCGACCAGCATCCGTAGCTGAAGTTGGTAATTCAAAACGAAGCGGGAGTCCTAAATATAATGAGCGTGCTAAGACCCCACGTCTGGATCCAAAACTCGGATCTCCGTTGCTGTTGTTGTCTCCAGAAGAGGGTGGTTTTCGTCTGTACAAGCCAGACGAAGATAAGTTTTACGAGACGAAGAGTGACTTTTCAGGGTATCGATTCCTAGCAAGCTCGGGTAAGTGGTTCCTAGTGGTAGATTCTAGATGGGATCTCTATATCATAGATGTGTTTAGCGATGAGAGGATCAGTCTTCCACCTCTAGAGTCAACCCAGGGTGGCCTTTATATGGTTGAGCGAGAAGGATCTAATGACTTCAAGGTTACGTTAATTGGAGGCAGTCTGAAAG ACGACAAGAATGGTGACTTTGTTGTTGTCTGGCAATTTGAGCAAGGCcaatttttagggttttgcaaGAAAGGAGATTTACATTACCGTGATATTCCAATACGTGTCGATGTTCGGAGGGAGTTCCGAGGCCTACAAGATGTGGTGCTCAAGGGTTACAATCTTTACATTCTGGTGAACCGTAGCTTCATTCGACACATTGATTTGTCCGGACAAGATGGTTTCAAGAATGTGTCCGAAACCCCTAGGTTTCCAATATCGGTTTCAGCCTTTGGGCGTGATTTAGGAATATCGGAAATCAAAAAGGTCATCTCTTTTAGCGATAGCATTGCTGTTACAACATCAGGAGATGTTTTGTTGGTCTTTACCACGGCTTTCGAGTCACTCGGTGAAAGGTCTAGGATCTTCCACGTCTACAAGAGGGATCCGGAAAAAGAGCTAAAAGGAAATATATGTGGAACCAGTCTTGTTGAGGTGGAATCTATAGGTGACGAGGCCCTGTTTTTCGATTTCGGTATCACCGTGCCTGCTGACCATACCCTTGGTATTGAGCCTAATTGCATCTATTTCACTCGTAATGACCGTTTCGGTCACAAGGACGGTTCCATTCCATGCCTAGTCGACATATGTGTGTACAACATTGCAACAAGGACCTTCAAACGCTTCCCTAGTCTGTCCAACTTAAAACTCAAGGATGCTATGTGGTTTCTCCCCTCTTga
- a CDS encoding Translation initiation factor 3 protein (Translation initiation factor 3 protein; FUNCTIONS IN: translation initiation factor activity; INVOLVED IN: translational initiation; LOCATED IN: chloroplast; EXPRESSED IN: 22 plant structures; EXPRESSED DURING: 13 growth stages; CONTAINS InterPro DOMAIN/s: Translation initiation factor 3, N-terminal (InterPro:IPR019814), Translation initiation factor 3, conserved site (InterPro:IPR019813), Translation initiation factor 3, C-terminal (InterPro:IPR019815), Translation initiation factor 3 (InterPro:IPR001288); BEST Arabidopsis thaliana protein match is: Translation initiation factor 3 protein (TAIR:AT4G30690.1); Has 20358 Blast hits to 11134 proteins in 2694 species: Archae - 56; Bacteria - 8982; Metazoa - 2020; Fungi - 711; Plants - 802; Viruses - 337; Other Eukaryotes - 7450 (source: NCBI BLink).), producing MAGITSSTVGFNAVFTGITKTVSSHSLFSVDSKLCSLRLSKTELSFTNLTPSPRRAFAVTCRFGGGGGGYRFSGDNRRGRPKEAEIDEALDISSIRSATVRLIDGQQNMLGLVSKDEAVRMADDAELDLVILSPDADPPVVKMMDYSKYRYEQQKRKKDQQKKTTRMDLKELKMGYNIDQHDYSVRLRAAQKFLQDGDKVKVIVSMKGRENEFRNIAIELLRRFQTEIGELATEESKNFRDRNMFIILVPNKEMIRKPQEPPTRKKKKTAENEASASAAEITAEPEPEPEPEPEPEPEPEPEPEPEPLQIDS from the exons ATGGCTGGGATTACCAGCAGCACCGTTGGATTCAACGCCGTCTTCACCGGAATAACCAAAACAGTATCATCACATTCACTCTTCTCTGTTGATTCCAAACTCTGTAGTCTTCGTCTCTCCAAAACCGAACTGTCTTTCACTAATCTCACTCCTTCTCCTCGCCGTGCTTTCGCCGTCACTTGCCGCTtcggcggtggtggtggaggttaTCGATTCTCTGGAGACAATAGAAGAGGTAGGCCGAAAGAAGCTGAAATTGATGAAGCTCTTGATATCTCCTCAATTAG GTCAGCTACTGTTAGGCTTATCGATGGGCAACAAAACATG CTTGGTTTAGTGTCTAAAGACGAAGCCGTTCGAATGGCTGATGATGCTGAACTTGATCTG GTTATACTATCGCCTGATGCAGATCCTCCGGTTGTTAAAATGATGGACTACAG TAAATACAGATACGAACagcaaaagaggaaaaaagatcagcaaaagaaaa CAACTCGCATGGATTTAAAGGAGCTTAAAATGGG TTATAATATTGATCAGCATGATTATTCCGTTCGTCTAAGGGCTGCCCAAAAGTTCTTGCAAGATGGTGACAAG GTTAAGGTGATTGTGAGCATGAAAGGACGAGAAAACGAGTTCAGAAATATCGCTATTGAACTCCTCAGACGTTTCCAAACCGAAATAGGGGAG CTTGCAACTGAAGAGAGCAAAAACTTCAGGGACAGAAATATGTTCATTATCTTGGtcccaaacaaagaaatgattCGGAAACCACAAGAACCACccacaagaaagaagaaaaaaacagcgGAAAACGAAGCTTCAGCTTCAGCTGCAGAAATAACAGCTGAGCCTGAGCCTGAGCCTGAGCCTGAGCCTGAACCTGAGCCTGAGCCTGAGCCTGAGCCTGAGCCAGAGCCTCTACAGATCGATTCTTGA
- the QWRF4 gene encoding QWRF motif protein (DUF566): MQVGSKKASMGKQQQSVSDATSPRPPLAPSEKNNVGSVTRRARTMEVSSRYRSPTPTKTRRCPSPIVTRTAPSSSPESFLKRAVSAERNRGPSTPTTPVSDVLVDLPVSSRRLSTGRLPESLWPSTMRSLSVSFQSDSVSVPVSKKEKPLVTSSTDRTLRPSSSNIAHKQQSETTSVTRKQTPERKRSPLKGKNVSPGQSENSKPMDGSHSMLIPPQHRWSGRIRGNRSFDLGDKAVRRVSLPLSNKSSRHKKSSSDITRLFSCYDNGRLEVSSSTTSEDSSSTESLKHFSTSSLPRLHPMSAPGSRTASPSRSSFSSSSSSNSRGMSPSRGVSPMRGLSPVGNRSLVRSSTPPSRGVSPSRIRQTAQSSSTNTSVLSFIADVKKGKKATYIEDVHQLRLLYNRYSQWRFANARAEGVSYVQSLIAKETLYNVWHAISDLRDLVTTQRICLQQLKLEIKLRSILNDQMVCLEDWAMVEREHISSLAGAIGDLEANTLRLPLAGGTKADLGSLKLAMSSALDVMQSMGSSIWSLHSQMEEMNKLVSDLAVIAKTENFLLDKCENLLASTAVMEIEERSLKTHLIQKKQEEEVRDDAESSPLLPLSKFQWP; encoded by the exons ATGCAAGTTGGTTCCAAGAAAGCATCAATGGGGAAACAGCAGCAATCAGTAAGTGACGCTACAAGTCCAAGACCGCCTCTTGCTCCATCTGAGAAGAACAATGTAGGTTCTGTCACGCGCCGTGCTAGAACAATGGAGGTTAGTTCAAGATATAGATCACCGACTCCTACTAAAACTAGGAGATGTCCTTCACCTATTGTCACCAGGACTGCGCCTTCTTCATCACCTGAATCGTTCTTGAAAAGAGCGGTTTCAGCGGAGAGGAACCGTGGTCCTTCGACACCAACTACGCCGGTTAGTGATGTATTGGTAGATTTACCGGTTTCTTCTAGGAGACTATCTACTGGTCGTTTACCTGAAAGCTTATGGCCTTCTACTATGAGAAGCCTCAGTGTTTCTTTTCAGTCTGATTCAGTGTCAGTTCCTGTTAGTAAGAAGGAGAAACCGCTTGTTACTTCTTCGACTGATCGGACATTGAGACCGTCTTCTTCGAATATAGCGCATAAGCAGCAGAGTGAGACAACCTCTgtaacaaggaaacaaacgCCCGAGAGGAAAAGAAGTCCATTGAAGGGAAAGAATGTGTCTCCTGGTCAATCAGAGAATTCAAAACCTATGGATGGTTCTCATAGTATGTTAATACCACCACAGCATCGATGGTCTGGTCGAATTAGGGGGAACAGAAGCTTTGATCTTGGGGATAAAGCGGTCAGGAGAGTGTCATTGCCTTTGTCCAATAAAAGCTCTAGACATAAGAAGTCTTCTAGTGACATAACAAGGTTGTTTTCATGTTATGATAATGGTAGACTAGAAGTTTCGTCATCAACAACTTCAGAAGATAGTAGTAGCACTGAGTCTCTCAAGCATTTTTCTACAAGTTCATTACCTAGGTTGCATCCAATGTCTGCTCCTGGATCACGTACTGCTTCTCCTAGCAGATCctcattttcatcatcatcatcttctaatTCTCGAGGCATGAGTCCTTCAAGAGGAGTGAGTCCTATGAGAGGATTGAGTCCTGTGGGAAACCGCTCTTTGGTGAGATCGTCTACACCGCCATCAAGAGGTGTAAGTCCTTCCCGGATAAGACAAACCGCGCAATCCAGTAGTACCAACACCTCGGTTCTCAGCTTCATTGCGGATGtcaagaaaggaaaaaaagcgACTTACATAGAAGATGTTCATCAACTACGCTTGCTCTATAATCGATATTCGCAGTGGCGGTTTGCAAATGCTCGAGCTGAGGGAGTGAGCTATGTTCAAAGCTTGATTGCTAAG GAAACTCTATACAATGTTTGGCATGCAATATCAGACCTAAGGGATCTAGTGACAACTCAAAGAATTTGTCTCCAACAGTTGAAGCTAGAAATCAAGTTAAGATCCATCTTAAATGATCAG ATGGTTTGCCTTGAGGATTGGGCAATGGTTGAGAGAGAACACATTAGTTCTTTAGCTGGAGCCATTGGAGACTTAGAAGCAAATACACTCCGGCTTCCACTAGCCGGAGGAACAAAG GCAGACCTAGGATCTCTGAAGTTAGCTATGTCCTCAGCTCTTGATGTAATGCAGAGTATGGGATCATCCATCTGGTCTTTACATTCGCAGATGGAGGAGATGAACAAACTTGTTTCGGATCTCGCTGTTATAgctaaaacagagaattttTTGCTTGACAAATGTGAAAATCTCTTGGCATCAACTGCAGTCATGGAg ATAGAAGAGCGTAGCCTCAAGACTCATCTGATacaaaagaagcaagaagaagaagtaagagATGATgcagagtcttctccattgTTGCCATTAAGCAAGTTTCAATGGCCTTAA
- the ASG1 gene encoding ATP-dependent DNA helicase (unknown protein; BEST Arabidopsis thaliana protein match is: unknown protein (TAIR:AT4G30780.1); Has 101 Blast hits to 101 proteins in 16 species: Archae - 0; Bacteria - 0; Metazoa - 0; Fungi - 0; Plants - 95; Viruses - 0; Other Eukaryotes - 6 (source: NCBI BLink).): MVEMMRSENHLRQASKHRNNNFPVKLEIIEDSLEEEHAPLNKRSKLWSNGTSVSKFSLLEEPSPLGLSLKKSPSFQELIEMKLSQSGDDSNSVKKESFGFGGVGTVEKLKASNFPATILRIGQWEYKSRYEGDLVAKCYFAKHKLVWEVLEQGLKSKIEIQWSDIMALKANLPEDEPGTLTIVLARRPLFFRETNPQPRKHTLWQATSDFTDGQASMNRQHFLQCPPGIMNKHFEKLVQCDHRLFCLSRQPEINLAAPFFDSRLSIFEDPSVSGSHNIASPVGAQSSSEHVSLSHDALSPSSVMDARAIEGVGGSIDSRNTNGWSQIKMPGLHQSISMNDFLTFLSDQACENNQEFEEMKQLLLSDNTQTDPSDEKSVMSKVNSFCNLLQSAANSQLNIETADTERVVGVDNNRHMPEGGKRVVDPASSSKPLQGMSRKDSFSDLLVHLPRITSLPKFLFNISEED, translated from the exons atggtggagatgatgagatCAGAGAATCATCTAAGACAAGCTTCGAAGCATCGGAACAACAATTTTCCGGTGAAGTTAGAGATCATTGAAGATTctcttgaagaagaacacgCTCCTCTCAACAAACGATCCAAG CTATGGAGCAATGGAACAAGTGTCTCTAAGTTTAGTCTACTTGAAGAGCCAAGTCCTTTGGGGTTGAGTTTAAAAAAGAGCCCATCTTTTCAAGAACTGATTGAGATGAAACTTTCTCAAAGTGGTGATGACTCAAATTCGGTTAAGaaagaaagttttggttttggtggtGTAGGAACCGTTGAGAAGCTTAAAGCTTCTAACTTTCCTGCTACTATTCTCAGGATTGGTCAATGGGAG taTAAGTCAAGGTATGAAGGTGATTTGGTGGCGAAATGTTACTTTGCAAAACATAAACTTGTGTGGGAAGTGTTGGAACAAGGTCTTAAGAGCAAGATTGAGATTCAGTGGTCTGATATTATGGCTTTGAAGGCTAATTTGCCAGAGGATGAACCTGGAACCCTGACTATTGTG CTGGCTAGGCGGCCATTGTTTTTCAGAGAAACTAATCCGCAGCCTAGAAAACATACTTTGTGGCAGGCGACATCGGATTTTACTGATGGTCAAGCTAGCATGAACAG GCAACATTTTCTGCAGTGTCCCCCAGGGATTATGAACAAACATTTTGAGAAGCTTGTTCAATGTGATCATCGCTTGTTCTGTCTAAGCCGGCAGCCAGAGATAAACTTGGCCGCACCGTTCTTTGATTCACGACTATCTATATTTGAGGATCCCTCAGTGTCTGGATCTCATAATATTGCATCTCCTGTTGGGGCTCAGTCATCATCAGAACATGTGTCTCTATCTCATGACGCACTATCGCCTAGCTCAg tgATGGATGCTCGTGCAATCGAAGGAGTTGGTGGTTCCATTGATTCGAGGAATACAAACGGTTGGAGTCAGATAAAAATGCCTGGACTACACCAATCTATCTCGATGAACGATTTCCTTACGTTTTTGTCAGATCAAGCTTGTGAAAACAACCAAGAGTTTGAGGAAATGAAACAGTTACTGCTAAGTGACAACACTCAAACCGATCCATCTGATGAGAAGTCTGTCATGTCAAAGGTGAATTCTTTCTGCAACCTCTTGCAATCTGCTGCAAACTCACAGCTCAATATCGAAACTGCTGATACCGAAAGAGTTGTTGGGGTCGATAACAATAGACACATGCCCGAAGGAGGCAAAAGAGTTGTTGACCCTGCTTCAAGCAGCAAGCCACTACAAGGGATGTCAAGGAAAGACTCATTCAGTGATTTGCTGGTGCACCTTCCTCGAATCACATCACTCCCAAAGTTCTTGTTCAACATTTCAGAAGAAGACTAG